One stretch of Akkermansia sp. RCC_12PD DNA includes these proteins:
- the lepB gene encoding signal peptidase I gives MTAPDGASWHQHFMNSPHKSILAYLFDHFPVADAILVFILDHPLAWFTPKWRRKGCMALKAVRRYINYNRDILPPERLVEFQENRDLLKTALLRGDRQQTESVTAKLESTLEAIPGALPSGLAENVEVLFVILAIFLGLRCYVVQPFRIPTGSMQPSLNGIRAIPQEGAPSMMKKIGDMVLYGGSYVHETAQKEKKIVRFVPGTKYLLLTVTNVQFDDGSTLEIPAAEAETRRYFLNQEPRFEAERNTPFRTYLPGDTIVNARFDAGDLILVNKMAYHFRKPERGEVFVFDTRGIEGIANKGSSTGQEGGTHYVKRLCGVPGDSLSIKDSQLIVNGEPATEWTIQRVASGKPPYQPCGYVALPAPLSLLDGRAYITEGTTVHLSKDKKRPYLREYVALGDNSTRENSFDSRYWGPVHQYNIVGPASFCLWPFTSHWGLIP, from the coding sequence ATGACGGCCCCGGACGGGGCATCATGGCACCAGCACTTCATGAACAGTCCGCACAAGTCCATACTAGCCTACCTTTTCGATCACTTTCCGGTAGCGGATGCCATCCTGGTGTTTATACTGGACCATCCCCTGGCCTGGTTCACGCCCAAATGGCGCAGGAAGGGCTGCATGGCCCTGAAAGCGGTGCGCCGCTACATCAATTACAACCGCGACATCCTGCCGCCCGAACGGCTGGTGGAATTCCAGGAAAACCGGGATTTGCTGAAAACCGCCCTGTTGCGCGGTGACAGGCAGCAGACGGAGTCCGTCACCGCCAAACTGGAATCCACGCTGGAAGCCATTCCCGGCGCGCTGCCCTCCGGCCTGGCGGAGAATGTGGAGGTCCTGTTCGTGATTCTGGCCATTTTCCTGGGACTGCGCTGCTATGTGGTCCAGCCCTTCCGCATCCCGACCGGCTCCATGCAGCCTTCTCTGAACGGCATCCGCGCCATTCCTCAGGAGGGAGCCCCCTCCATGATGAAGAAAATAGGGGACATGGTCCTTTACGGCGGCTCCTATGTCCATGAAACGGCCCAGAAGGAGAAGAAGATCGTCCGCTTCGTGCCCGGCACCAAATATCTTCTGCTGACCGTTACCAACGTGCAGTTCGACGACGGCTCCACGCTTGAAATCCCGGCGGCGGAGGCGGAAACGCGCCGTTACTTCCTCAATCAGGAGCCCCGGTTCGAGGCTGAGCGCAACACGCCTTTCAGAACCTACCTGCCCGGAGATACCATCGTCAACGCCCGTTTTGACGCCGGAGACCTGATTCTGGTGAACAAGATGGCCTACCACTTCCGCAAGCCGGAGCGCGGAGAAGTCTTCGTGTTCGACACGCGCGGCATTGAAGGCATCGCCAACAAGGGCAGCAGCACCGGACAGGAAGGAGGCACCCACTACGTGAAGCGCCTCTGCGGCGTACCGGGGGATTCCCTGAGCATCAAGGACTCCCAATTAATCGTAAACGGAGAACCCGCCACGGAATGGACCATTCAGCGGGTGGCCTCCGGCAAGCCCCCCTACCAGCCCTGCGGCTACGTGGCGCTTCCCGCCCCGCTGAGCCTGCTGGACGGCAGGGCTTATATTACGGAAGGGACCACCGTGCACCTGTCCAAGGACAAAAAGCGCCCCTACCTGCGGGAATACGTGGCGCTGGGGGACAATTCCACCCGTGAAAATTCCTTCGACTCCCGCTACTGGGGCCCCGTGCACCAATACAACATCGTAGGCCCCGCCAGTTTCTGCCTGTGGCCCTTTACTTCCCACTGGGGACTCATTCCCTGA
- a CDS encoding phytoene/squalene synthase family protein, with protein sequence MTQAQTITSKAKSNLAFALIDLPEEERRHMAEFYAFCRTVDDIVDEPGMTPQERHNALNRWIKVINGEQGLELSELEEDIVALIQDLDLDTTPMLHLIEGCRSDIHQQQPLTRDELLDYTYCVACCVGMTSARIMGASEESYPYAIALGHALQMVNIIRDVAEDCNKSNRIYLPREDMDRFGYTLENLRNGVYSSQLKDLLQYEADLAEQFFRDAEEEYSRLSPEDKAALVPAQAMSLIYHTILDKMKAGGFRIFDIRYRVNTFHKLWLLFRTKLDIDPQSYYDKSKAYYDKLVGFLSRPMKKDEK encoded by the coding sequence ATGACCCAAGCCCAGACCATTACCAGCAAGGCCAAATCCAACCTGGCCTTCGCTCTCATTGACCTTCCGGAAGAGGAACGCCGCCACATGGCGGAATTCTACGCCTTCTGCCGCACCGTGGACGACATTGTGGACGAGCCCGGAATGACGCCCCAGGAACGCCACAATGCCCTCAACCGCTGGATCAAAGTCATCAACGGTGAACAGGGGCTGGAACTGTCGGAACTTGAAGAAGACATCGTAGCCCTGATCCAGGACCTGGACTTGGACACCACCCCCATGCTCCACCTGATTGAAGGCTGCCGTTCCGATATTCACCAGCAGCAGCCCCTCACCCGTGACGAACTTCTGGACTATACCTACTGCGTAGCGTGCTGCGTAGGAATGACGTCCGCCCGCATCATGGGCGCGAGCGAGGAATCCTACCCGTATGCCATCGCCTTGGGGCACGCCCTCCAGATGGTGAATATCATCCGGGACGTGGCGGAAGACTGCAACAAATCCAACCGCATTTACCTTCCCAGGGAGGACATGGACCGCTTCGGTTATACTCTGGAGAATTTGCGCAACGGCGTATATTCTTCTCAATTAAAGGATTTGCTGCAATATGAGGCGGACCTGGCGGAACAGTTCTTCCGGGATGCGGAAGAGGAATACAGCCGGCTCAGCCCGGAGGACAAGGCGGCCCTCGTCCCCGCTCAGGCCATGTCGCTCATCTACCACACCATTCTGGACAAGATGAAGGCGGGCGGCTTCCGTATCTTCGACATCCGCTACCGCGTCAACACCTTCCACAAGCTCTGGCTCCTGTTCCGCACCAAGCTGGACATCGACCCGCAGTCATACTACGACAAGTCCAAGGCTTATTACGACAAGCTGGTGGGCTTTCTGTCCCGGCCGATGAAAAAGGATGAAAAGTAA
- a CDS encoding HAD hydrolase-like protein — protein sequence MFKNLIFDWSGTLVDDLALTLDASNYVFSQYGKPCMNRDEFRAEFQLPYPDYYARVLPQADLNELEDHFRYAFRVSTATVEVLPHAREFLEFCRARGVRCFILTSVDAKEFDIQCRELGMMEYFEAIHAGIRHKDTHIHTLLGQHGLHAHETAFIGDMQHDVETAHHAGITSIAVLTGYNDAAQLSRVKPDIIVPDLLVLRTLMRRYALPSDTQDSINIHGLELDSFIGVPDEERASMQTLKADITFYPDEALSGLNDDFSKTVCYDSIAQALRTEALAHPRKLVETLAEDLGNVCLEQFGARHVVVTLHKFILPRTDSVSVTVHASRHR from the coding sequence ATGTTCAAGAATCTGATTTTCGATTGGTCCGGTACGCTGGTGGACGATCTGGCGCTGACGCTGGACGCCTCCAACTACGTCTTTTCCCAGTACGGCAAGCCCTGCATGAACAGGGACGAATTCCGGGCGGAATTCCAGCTCCCCTATCCGGACTATTACGCGCGTGTCCTGCCCCAGGCGGACCTGAACGAACTGGAAGACCATTTCCGTTACGCCTTCCGCGTTTCCACCGCCACGGTGGAGGTACTCCCCCACGCGCGGGAATTCCTGGAATTCTGCCGCGCGCGTGGCGTGCGCTGCTTCATCCTGACGAGTGTGGACGCCAAGGAATTTGACATCCAGTGCCGGGAACTGGGAATGATGGAATACTTTGAGGCCATTCATGCGGGCATTCGCCACAAGGACACCCACATCCATACCCTTCTGGGCCAGCATGGCCTCCATGCTCATGAAACCGCCTTCATCGGGGATATGCAGCACGACGTGGAGACTGCCCACCATGCCGGAATCACGTCCATTGCCGTTCTGACCGGCTACAATGACGCCGCCCAGCTTTCCCGCGTAAAGCCGGACATCATCGTTCCGGATCTGCTCGTCCTGCGCACCCTGATGCGCCGCTACGCCCTGCCGTCGGACACGCAGGACTCCATCAACATCCACGGCCTGGAACTGGACTCCTTCATCGGCGTGCCGGATGAGGAACGCGCCTCCATGCAGACGCTGAAGGCGGACATTACCTTTTATCCGGATGAAGCCCTGTCCGGATTGAACGATGATTTTTCAAAGACCGTCTGCTACGATTCCATCGCCCAGGCCCTGAGGACGGAAGCTTTGGCGCATCCCCGCAAGCTGGTGGAGACGCTGGCAGAGGATCTCGGCAACGTCTGCCTGGAACAATTCGGCGCGCGTCATGTGGTTGTCACACTGCACAAATTCATCCTGCCGCGCACGGACAGCGTTTCCGTGACGGTGCATGCTTCCCGGCACCGTTAA
- a CDS encoding 16S rRNA (uracil(1498)-N(3))-methyltransferase, which yields MARFFLPPSEWSAPVWELRGDEAHHAAKVLRLRQGDACVVFDGRGRAAHAVVAETPRSSGVLLTPGAECPPAPALASVTLCQAIPKGANMDLIIQKAVELGVSAIVPLITDRTIVRLNAREAEAKRQKWQRIALEACKQCGQNTLPAVELPVPFAEWLGRGAPDGLNVIASLVPGVRPVRDVLEEARGRSVKKVSLLVGPEGDFTEQETAAALEAGFVPVTLGPIVLRVETAAFFGVAAMRYALD from the coding sequence ATGGCGCGCTTCTTTCTCCCCCCATCGGAATGGTCCGCTCCTGTCTGGGAGCTCCGCGGGGATGAAGCGCACCATGCCGCCAAGGTGCTCCGCCTGAGACAGGGAGACGCCTGTGTGGTCTTTGACGGCCGGGGGCGCGCCGCCCATGCCGTGGTGGCGGAAACCCCGCGCAGTTCCGGCGTACTTCTGACGCCTGGAGCGGAGTGTCCCCCCGCTCCGGCCCTGGCTTCCGTGACGCTTTGCCAGGCAATCCCCAAGGGCGCCAACATGGACCTCATCATCCAGAAGGCGGTGGAACTTGGCGTTTCCGCCATCGTCCCCCTCATCACGGACCGGACCATCGTACGCCTGAACGCCCGCGAGGCGGAGGCCAAAAGGCAGAAATGGCAGCGCATCGCCTTGGAGGCCTGCAAGCAGTGCGGGCAGAACACGCTCCCAGCCGTGGAGCTTCCCGTGCCATTTGCGGAATGGCTTGGCCGCGGTGCGCCGGACGGTCTGAATGTGATTGCCTCCCTGGTACCCGGCGTGCGTCCCGTGCGGGACGTTTTGGAAGAAGCGCGCGGCCGTTCCGTAAAAAAAGTCTCCCTGCTGGTAGGGCCGGAAGGGGATTTCACGGAGCAGGAAACCGCGGCGGCCCTGGAGGCGGGATTCGTTCCCGTGACGCTCGGCCCCATCGTCCTGCGGGTGGAAACGGCCGCCTTTTTCGGTGTGGCCGCCATGCGGTACGCGCTGGATTGA
- the dnaJ gene encoding molecular chaperone DnaJ, translating into MAKKDYYEILGVSKSATDDEIKKAYRKLALKYHPDRNPDDPSAEEKFKELGEAYEVLSDADKRAAYDRFGHAAFEQGGTGGGGYAGGGGFQDPMDIFAQMFSGMGGFADMFGGGARGGQKRSSKRPGSDLRYDLDITLEEAARGCTKQLEIERLVTCKTCHGSGAREGKEAFKTCPTCQGRGIITQQSGFFVQQSTCPTCHGTGEIISDPCPVCHGEGRVREDSHITIRIPAGVTTGSQLRIAGEGDAGVHGGPTGDLHVFIDVKPHDIFQREGNDLSCTVPVPLALAVTGGKLKVPTLDGAATIKLPEGTQNGMIFRLRGKGVKALRSSEVGDMLVEVEVEIPTQLSKDQTDKLNAFASTLDEKRNQPACVAFADKAARYLKNK; encoded by the coding sequence ATGGCTAAAAAAGATTATTACGAAATCCTGGGCGTTTCCAAAAGCGCCACAGATGACGAGATTAAAAAGGCCTACCGCAAGCTGGCCCTGAAATACCACCCCGACCGCAACCCGGACGACCCCTCCGCGGAGGAAAAGTTCAAGGAGCTGGGGGAGGCTTATGAAGTGCTTTCCGATGCGGACAAGAGAGCTGCCTACGACCGCTTCGGCCACGCCGCCTTTGAACAGGGCGGAACCGGGGGCGGCGGCTATGCCGGAGGCGGCGGGTTCCAGGACCCGATGGATATCTTCGCCCAGATGTTCTCCGGAATGGGAGGCTTTGCGGACATGTTCGGGGGCGGCGCCCGCGGCGGCCAGAAGCGTTCCAGCAAAAGGCCCGGCTCCGACCTGCGTTATGACCTGGATATCACGCTGGAGGAAGCGGCCCGCGGCTGCACCAAGCAGCTGGAAATCGAACGCTTGGTAACCTGCAAAACCTGCCATGGCTCCGGAGCCAGGGAAGGAAAGGAAGCGTTCAAAACCTGCCCGACCTGCCAGGGGCGCGGCATCATCACCCAGCAGAGTGGATTTTTTGTTCAGCAGTCTACCTGCCCGACGTGCCACGGCACCGGGGAAATCATTTCCGACCCGTGTCCCGTCTGCCACGGAGAAGGCCGCGTGAGGGAGGACTCCCATATCACCATCCGCATTCCAGCGGGCGTCACTACGGGCAGCCAGCTCCGCATTGCCGGGGAAGGGGACGCCGGTGTCCACGGAGGCCCCACGGGGGACCTGCACGTGTTCATCGACGTGAAGCCGCACGACATTTTCCAGCGTGAAGGCAACGACCTGAGTTGCACCGTTCCGGTGCCTCTGGCTCTTGCCGTCACCGGCGGCAAGCTGAAAGTCCCCACTCTGGACGGAGCCGCTACCATCAAGCTGCCGGAAGGCACGCAAAACGGCATGATCTTCCGCCTGCGCGGCAAGGGCGTCAAGGCCCTGCGCAGTTCTGAAGTCGGGGACATGCTGGTGGAGGTGGAAGTGGAAATCCCCACCCAGCTCAGCAAGGACCAGACGGACAAGCTGAACGCTTTTGCGTCCACTCTGGATGAAAAGCGCAACCAGCCCGCCTGCGTGGCGTTTGCCGACAAGGCCGCCCGTTACCTCAAGAACAAATAA
- a CDS encoding nucleotide exchange factor GrpE has product MSDEEQNQNADAGEKEILEQAEGAAAEEQEAVSSLEEELLKWRDSAMRTAAEYDNYRKRMVKEKEECAKFANQRLLEELLPVIDNFEMGMAAASADASSMIYVGMSMVKKQLDEFLASNGVQALDPVVGSMFDHATEEAIQREPSDQPEGTVLRVIRKGYTLKDRLLRPANVVVAHAPEPEPEV; this is encoded by the coding sequence ATGAGCGACGAAGAACAGAATCAGAACGCGGATGCCGGGGAAAAGGAAATCCTGGAACAGGCGGAAGGAGCGGCCGCAGAGGAACAGGAAGCTGTGTCTTCACTGGAAGAGGAACTGTTGAAATGGCGGGATTCCGCCATGCGCACCGCAGCGGAATACGACAACTACCGCAAGCGCATGGTGAAGGAAAAAGAAGAGTGCGCCAAGTTTGCCAACCAGCGCCTGCTGGAGGAACTCCTGCCCGTCATCGACAATTTTGAAATGGGCATGGCCGCCGCCAGCGCGGATGCCTCCTCCATGATCTACGTGGGCATGAGCATGGTGAAGAAGCAGTTGGACGAATTCCTCGCCTCCAACGGTGTGCAGGCTTTGGACCCGGTTGTGGGCAGCATGTTTGACCACGCCACGGAAGAAGCCATCCAGCGCGAGCCTTCCGACCAGCCGGAGGGAACCGTCCTGCGCGTTATCCGCAAAGGTTACACGTTGAAAGACAGACTTCTGCGCCCGGCAAACGTCGTGGTGGCCCATGCGCCGGAACCCGAGCCCGAAGTTTGA
- a CDS encoding DUF167 domain-containing protein — MKLALKVIPNAKKSEAAGWEEDPRTGRTLKLRIAAPPVEGRANKAVILFLASWLGIPKTSVILLRGETGRLKVVELPEECAEKLSRLVL, encoded by the coding sequence ATGAAACTGGCCCTGAAAGTCATCCCCAACGCCAAAAAGAGCGAGGCCGCAGGCTGGGAGGAAGACCCGCGGACGGGTCGCACCCTGAAATTGCGCATTGCCGCTCCCCCCGTGGAAGGGAGGGCAAACAAGGCCGTCATTCTTTTTCTGGCCTCCTGGCTGGGCATTCCCAAAACCTCCGTCATCCTGCTGCGCGGAGAAACGGGGCGGCTGAAGGTGGTGGAACTGCCGGAGGAATGCGCGGAAAAGCTTTCCCGGCTGGTACTCTGA
- the hisA gene encoding phosphoribosylformimino-5-aminoimidazole carboxamide ribotide isomerase has translation MTRFRPCIDLHDGRVKQIVGGSLTRDEAGLRTNFVSDRDAAWYADLYRRDGLTGGHVIKLGPGNEEAALSALAAWPGGLQVGGGIVPENAEQWIEAGASHVIVTSCLFNAEGKFLQERLKDLVSAVGAERLVLDLSCRRVSGGWAVAMNKWQTLTELRVTEATLDMLAEHCAEFLVHAADVEGLCSGIDLELVELLGAWRRIPMTYAGGISRIQDFEEIDALSGGALDATVGSALDLFGGRLIRYADLVERQRGETEAEKA, from the coding sequence GTGACCAGATTCAGACCATGCATTGACCTTCACGACGGCAGGGTGAAGCAGATTGTAGGCGGTTCCCTGACACGGGATGAAGCGGGTTTGCGTACCAATTTTGTTTCCGACCGGGATGCGGCGTGGTATGCGGATCTCTACCGTCGGGACGGCCTGACGGGAGGTCATGTGATCAAACTGGGCCCCGGCAATGAGGAAGCCGCCCTCTCCGCCCTGGCCGCGTGGCCGGGGGGGCTCCAGGTGGGGGGTGGCATTGTTCCGGAAAATGCGGAACAATGGATTGAAGCGGGAGCCAGCCACGTCATCGTCACGTCCTGCCTGTTTAACGCGGAAGGAAAATTTTTGCAGGAAAGGCTGAAGGACCTTGTTTCTGCCGTCGGCGCGGAACGGCTGGTGCTGGATTTGAGCTGCCGCAGGGTTTCCGGCGGCTGGGCCGTAGCCATGAACAAATGGCAGACCCTGACGGAACTCCGGGTGACGGAAGCCACGCTGGACATGCTGGCGGAACATTGCGCGGAATTTCTCGTGCATGCCGCGGACGTGGAGGGACTGTGTTCCGGAATCGACCTGGAATTGGTGGAATTGCTCGGCGCATGGCGGCGCATTCCCATGACTTATGCGGGCGGAATCAGCCGGATACAGGACTTTGAAGAAATAGACGCCTTGAGCGGAGGCGCTCTGGACGCCACCGTGGGGAGCGCCCTGGATTTGTTCGGAGGCCGTTTGATCAGGTATGCGGACCTGGTGGAAAGGCAGCGGGGGGAAACGGAAGCGGAAAAGGCATGA
- a CDS encoding polymer-forming cytoskeletal protein, protein MFGSFTTVPAPKGNKNAEPSPSWMDIAKGQDAPEPAAPPVSAPESYAPTTRVQQLTRNVLNSDVEVVGSLRFSDDLLIDGTVEGDISSEGVLSVGQNAVIRAEINTKSVIIHGKVIGNVTVTDRVELKSTAELVGDIQAASLAIEAGAIFIGHSTVGAPTVGATAQKPLPVSSFSPEPEAAAPASQSTLDIDAE, encoded by the coding sequence ATGTTTGGATCATTCACTACCGTCCCCGCCCCCAAGGGCAATAAGAACGCGGAACCTTCCCCCAGCTGGATGGACATCGCCAAAGGGCAGGACGCTCCGGAACCGGCCGCGCCCCCCGTTTCCGCTCCCGAATCATACGCTCCCACCACCCGCGTCCAGCAATTGACACGCAACGTGCTGAATTCCGACGTGGAAGTCGTCGGCTCCCTGCGCTTCTCCGACGACCTGCTGATTGACGGTACGGTGGAAGGCGACATTTCTTCCGAAGGCGTCCTTTCCGTCGGCCAGAACGCCGTCATCCGCGCGGAAATCAATACCAAGTCCGTCATCATCCACGGCAAGGTCATCGGCAACGTCACCGTTACGGACCGCGTGGAACTGAAAAGCACGGCGGAACTTGTGGGCGACATTCAGGCCGCCTCCCTGGCGATTGAAGCGGGAGCCATCTTCATCGGCCATTCCACCGTAGGCGCCCCCACCGTAGGCGCTACCGCGCAGAAGCCGCTGCCCGTTTCCTCTTTCTCTCCGGAACCGGAAGCCGCCGCTCCGGCCAGCCAGAGTACGCTGGACATTGATGCGGAATAA
- a CDS encoding polymer-forming cytoskeletal protein codes for MNTPFHPVPRICPRPSGKIRQPSPAPPWTLPAATGGSHAPSRNVECFACRRRTAVPVTAVSARCSHCSAYIKLDDITLHSRTHRTKVQTCGCVTVQANADLKGLHIECRDLILNGKASGDLLCSGVCKIKADQHISGTLRARRLTVEKKTAVLVTGGVHVENAWVQGTLEGALTAEGTVTIHRHAKFLGDITARRLVIEEGGIHQGSLTRLS; via the coding sequence ATGAACACTCCTTTCCATCCCGTGCCCCGGATCTGCCCCCGGCCCTCCGGAAAAATCCGCCAGCCAAGCCCCGCCCCGCCCTGGACGCTCCCGGCGGCAACGGGCGGCAGCCACGCTCCTTCCCGGAACGTGGAATGTTTTGCCTGCCGACGGCGTACCGCCGTTCCCGTTACCGCCGTCTCCGCCAGGTGCAGCCACTGCTCCGCCTATATCAAGCTGGACGACATTACCCTGCACAGCAGGACGCACCGGACCAAGGTACAGACCTGCGGCTGCGTGACCGTGCAGGCGAACGCCGACCTGAAAGGGCTGCATATTGAATGCCGGGATTTGATCCTGAATGGAAAAGCCTCCGGGGACCTGCTGTGCAGCGGCGTCTGCAAAATCAAGGCGGATCAGCATATTTCCGGGACCTTGCGCGCCCGCAGGCTGACCGTGGAAAAAAAGACGGCCGTACTGGTCACGGGAGGCGTACATGTGGAAAACGCCTGGGTACAGGGAACCCTGGAAGGCGCCCTCACGGCGGAAGGTACTGTCACCATCCACCGGCATGCCAAATTTCTTGGTGACATTACGGCGCGCCGCCTTGTCATTGAAGAAGGGGGAATCCACCAGGGTTCCCTCACCAGACTGTCCTGA
- a CDS encoding excinuclease ABC subunit UvrA, which produces MNLPISIRGARQHNLQNLNLDLPSGKLIAFSGPSGSGKSSLAFDTLFAESRRRFLDCLSARARQGIEQPDKPDVDSITGLPPALSLEQSARHQHPRTLLGSITEILDYLRILYAAAGRPHDPETGKELVRQTPDQIANALATLPEQTRLVLTAPAEALLAQDPAATLGDFQRQGFLRIYWNGEVRDIEELGVPDVPAADAALVIDRIIIRGESSSSRLADSLQTALRINPDEVRAVITRPEEEPAVQAFHTRYRNPETGYLLPQLTPRHFSFNSPLGACPSCHGTGLNKQENGPCPECRGQRLSPLALAVTMHTPDHAYNLAELTALPLEDMAGETKRLEIPATLAPALNSVMEEVNKRTHFLNELGLSYLSLDRQANTLSGGELQRARLASQLGGGLSGVLYILDEPTTGLHPSDTDRLLRALQTLRNLGNTVLAVEHDEQILRAADHLVDMGPGSGANGGHILAQGSLQDIMANAESPTGAWLSGTRQMPAPPRRAAPSGQLVLTHANRHNLNNITLRLPLGTLTCISGPSGSGKSTLVRDCLIPALKKDLSGKKGLPPLVQGSERLSRLVIIDQAPIGKSPRSTPATATGLLNILRPLYAQLPLSKQRGYTAARFSTNVRGGRCERCLGTGMTEVDMNFLGNVTMPCDACQGQCYNRETLEVTWKGKSIAQALALTVDEAAEFFATLPKAAAILKSMKDVGLGYLNLDRRADTLSGGESQRIKIASELAKAPAWKLAEDDKRALFILDEPTGGLHFNEVELLLKALFRLRDAGHTVLCVEHHRDLLNAADHLIDMGPGAGRHGGNIVAEGTPAAVAAIPEAPTSRWLNPA; this is translated from the coding sequence ATGAATCTTCCCATTTCCATCCGCGGCGCCCGCCAGCACAACCTGCAGAATCTGAATCTGGACCTGCCTTCCGGCAAGCTGATCGCCTTCAGCGGTCCTTCCGGCTCCGGCAAGTCCTCCCTGGCGTTCGACACGCTTTTTGCCGAATCCCGCAGACGCTTTCTGGACTGCCTGTCCGCCAGGGCCAGGCAAGGAATCGAACAGCCGGACAAGCCGGACGTGGACAGTATCACGGGACTTCCCCCCGCTCTTTCCCTGGAGCAGTCCGCCCGGCACCAGCATCCCCGGACCCTGCTGGGAAGCATCACGGAAATCCTGGATTACCTGCGCATCCTGTATGCGGCGGCCGGGCGCCCCCACGACCCGGAGACGGGAAAGGAACTGGTCCGGCAAACCCCGGACCAGATTGCGAACGCCCTGGCTACCCTGCCCGAACAAACGCGCCTGGTGCTGACGGCCCCCGCGGAAGCCCTGCTGGCCCAGGACCCCGCCGCCACGCTGGGCGACTTCCAGAGACAGGGCTTTCTGCGCATCTACTGGAACGGGGAAGTGCGGGATATTGAGGAATTAGGGGTTCCGGACGTTCCGGCGGCGGACGCGGCGCTGGTCATTGACCGCATCATTATCCGGGGGGAAAGCTCCTCTTCCCGGCTGGCGGACTCCCTGCAAACCGCACTTCGCATCAATCCGGACGAAGTAAGGGCCGTCATCACCAGGCCGGAAGAGGAACCCGCCGTCCAGGCCTTCCACACCCGCTACCGCAATCCGGAAACGGGATACCTGCTTCCCCAGCTCACGCCGCGCCATTTTTCCTTCAACTCCCCTCTGGGCGCCTGCCCCTCCTGCCACGGCACCGGGCTCAACAAACAGGAAAACGGTCCATGCCCGGAATGCCGCGGGCAAAGGCTCTCCCCGCTGGCACTGGCCGTTACCATGCACACGCCGGACCACGCCTACAATCTGGCGGAACTCACGGCGCTCCCGCTGGAGGACATGGCCGGAGAGACCAAACGGCTGGAAATTCCCGCAACCTTGGCCCCCGCCTTGAATTCCGTGATGGAAGAAGTCAACAAGCGCACCCACTTCCTGAATGAATTGGGGCTGTCCTACCTTTCCCTGGACCGCCAGGCAAACACGCTCTCCGGAGGAGAATTGCAGCGCGCACGGCTGGCTTCCCAATTGGGGGGCGGCCTCTCCGGCGTCCTGTACATCCTGGACGAACCCACGACGGGGCTGCACCCTTCAGACACGGACCGCCTGCTGCGGGCGCTCCAAACGCTGCGCAACCTGGGCAATACGGTGCTTGCCGTGGAACACGACGAACAAATTCTACGCGCTGCGGACCACCTGGTGGACATGGGTCCGGGCTCCGGAGCCAACGGCGGCCATATCCTGGCGCAGGGTTCCCTTCAGGACATCATGGCAAACGCCGAGAGTCCCACTGGGGCATGGCTTTCCGGAACGCGGCAAATGCCAGCACCGCCACGCAGGGCCGCCCCCAGCGGCCAGCTCGTTCTGACACATGCGAACAGGCACAACCTGAACAATATCACGCTACGTCTTCCGCTGGGTACCCTCACCTGCATTTCCGGGCCGTCCGGGTCCGGCAAATCCACCCTGGTGCGGGACTGCCTCATTCCCGCACTTAAAAAGGATTTAAGCGGAAAAAAGGGACTCCCCCCCCTCGTACAGGGTTCGGAACGTCTCAGTCGCCTGGTCATCATCGATCAGGCGCCCATCGGCAAATCCCCGCGCTCCACGCCGGCCACCGCCACGGGACTGCTCAATATATTGCGGCCCCTTTACGCCCAACTGCCCCTCTCCAAGCAACGGGGCTACACGGCGGCGCGCTTCTCCACCAATGTCCGCGGCGGCCGCTGCGAACGGTGCCTGGGAACCGGCATGACAGAAGTGGACATGAATTTTCTGGGCAACGTAACGATGCCCTGCGACGCCTGCCAGGGCCAATGCTACAACCGCGAAACACTGGAAGTAACATGGAAGGGAAAATCCATCGCCCAGGCGCTGGCCCTTACCGTGGATGAAGCGGCGGAATTTTTCGCCACGCTGCCCAAGGCTGCGGCCATTCTGAAAAGCATGAAAGACGTGGGACTGGGCTACCTCAACCTCGACCGCCGGGCGGACACCCTTTCCGGCGGGGAGTCACAGCGCATCAAAATAGCCTCGGAACTCGCCAAGGCGCCGGCCTGGAAACTGGCGGAAGACGACAAGCGCGCCCTGTTCATTCTGGACGAGCCCACAGGGGGGCTGCACTTTAATGAAGTGGAACTTCTCCTGAAGGCCCTTTTCCGGCTGAGGGATGCCGGACACACCGTCCTGTGCGTGGAACACCACCGGGACCTGTTGAATGCGGCGGACCATCTCATCGACATGGGACCGGGCGCCGGAAGGCACGGCGGAAACATCGTCGCGGAAGGAACGCCCGCCGCCGTGGCGGCCATTCCGGAGGCACCCACATCCCGCTGGCTGAATCCCGCTTGA